A region from the Arvicola amphibius chromosome 12, mArvAmp1.2, whole genome shotgun sequence genome encodes:
- the Ackr1 gene encoding atypical chemokine receptor 1 — protein sequence MGNCLHPVETSFPIDKTGTQYTVDFSNYAYEDNNTYDSADSYDNYTIGAAAPCHSCNLLDNSSLPFFILTSFLGLLASGAVLFAILKPLFHWQICPSWPILAQLAVGSALFSTAVPVLAPGLNRTHSTVLCFLGYWVWYTSAFAQALLIVCYACLNPRLGIGQVRGLTLGLTVGLWGTAALLGLPVTLASDVYNGLCTLASTRALEALKSTHSAICFTIFTVLPLALLAAKGLKKALSKEPGPWVSILWVWFIFWWPHGMALIFDALVRSKIVLLETCLSQKILDVMVSLAEAMAILHCVATPLLVALFCYQTTRRSLPSLSLPTRQSSHTDALVGKS from the exons ATGGGGAACTGTCTGCACCCG GTGGAAACCTCCTTTCCAATAGACAAGACCGGAACTCAGTATACTGTGGATTTTTCGAATTATGCATATGAAGATAACAACACCTATGACTCAGCTGATAGCTACGATAACTACACCATTGGAGCAGCTGCTCCCTGCCACTCCTGTAATCTACTTGATAATTCTTCACTGCCCTTCTTCATCCTCACCAGTTTCCTGGGCTTGCTGGCAAGTGGTGCCGTCTTGTTCGCAATTCTCAAACCTCTCTTCCACTGGCAGATCTGCCCCAGCTGGCCTATTCTGGCACAGCTGGCAGTAGGCAGTGCCCTCTTCAGCACTGCGGTGCCTGTCCTGGCACCAGGATTAAACCGTACCCACAGCACAGTCCTGTGTTTCCTGGGTTACTGGGTCTGGTATACTTCAGCTTTTGCCCAGGCTCTGCTGATAGTGTGCTATGCCTGCCTGAACCCCAGACTGGGTATAGGTCAAGTCCGTGGCCTCACCTTGGGACTCACTGTGGGACTTTGGGGAACAGCTGCCCTGCTAGGGCTGCCAGTCACCTTGGCCAGTGATGTCTACAATGGCCTCTGCACCCTTGCATCCACCAGGGCCCTGGAAGCTTTGAAGTCCACACATTCTGCAATCTGTTTTACCATTTTCACTGTGTTACCACTGGCTCTTTTGGCAGCCAAGGGGCTGAAGAAGGCATTGAGCAAGGAGCCAGGCCCTTGGGTTAGTATCCTGTGGGTCTGGTTCATTTTCTGGTGGCCTCATGGGATGGCTCTTATATTTGATGCCTTGGTGAGATCCAAAATCGTGCTTTTGGAAACATGTCTGTCCCAGAAGATTCTAGACGTCATGGTGAGCCTGGCAGAAGCCATGGCTATCTTGCACTGTGTGGCTACACCCCTGCTCGTGGCCCTGTTCTGCTACCAGACCACCCGTAGATCCttgccctctctgtccctccctacAAGACAGTCTTCTCATACGGATGCCCTTGTAGGCAAATCCTAG
- the Cadm3 gene encoding cell adhesion molecule 3 isoform X1 translates to MGAPSALSLLLLLACSWAPGGANLSQDGYWQEQDLELGTLAPLDEALSSTVWSSPDMLASQDSQPWTTDETVVAGGTVVLKCQVKDHEDSSLQWSNPAQQTLYFGEKRALRDNRIQLVRSTPHELSISISNVALADEGEYTCSIFTMPVRTAKSLVTVLGIPQKPIITGYKSSLREKETATLNCQSSGSKPAAQLTWRKGDQELHGEQTRVQEDVNGKTFTVSSSVSFQVTREDDGASIVCSVNHESLKGADRVTSQRIEVLYTPTALIRPEPAHPREGQKLLLHCEGRGNPVPQQYLWVKEGSEPPLKMTQERALIFPFLNKSDSGTYGCTATSNMGSYTAYFTLNVNDPSPVPSSSSTYHAIIGGIVAFIVFLLLILLIFLGHYLIRHKGTYLTHEAKGSDDAPDADTAIINAEGGQSGGDDKKEYFI, encoded by the exons GCTACTGGCAGGAGCAGGATTTGGAGCTGGGAACTCTGGCTCCACTGGACGAGGCCCTCAGCTCCACAGTCTGGAGCAGCCCTGACATGCTGGCCAGTCAAG ATAGCCAGCCCTGGACTACTGATGAAACAGTGGTGGCTGGTGGCACCGTGGTGCTCAAGTGTCAAGTGAAAGACCATGAAGACTCATCCCTACAGTGGTCTAATCCTGCCCAGCAGACGCTCTACTTTGGGGAGAAGAGAG CTCTTCGAGATAATCGGATTCAGCTGGTTAGATCCACTCCCCACGAGCTCAGTATCAGCATCAGCAATGTGGCGCTGGCAGACGAGGGCGAGTACACATGCTCCATCTTCACCATGCCTGTGCGGACTGCCAAGTCCCTTGTCACCGTGCTAG GAATCCCACAGAAGCCCATAATTACTGGTTATAAGTCATCCCTGCGGGAAAAGGAGACAGCCACTCTAAACTGTCAGTCTTCTGGGAGCAAACCTGCAGCCCAGCTCACCTGGAGGAAAGGTGACCAAGAACTCCACG GAGAACAAACACGAGTCCAGGAAGATGTCAACGGAAAAACCTTCACTGTGAGCAGCTCAGTGTCATTCCAGGTTACCCGGGAAGATGACGGAGCAAGCATCGTGTGCTCTGTGAACCATGAATCTCTAAAGGGAGCTGACAGAGTCACCTCTCAGCGCATTGAAGTTTTAT ACACGCCGACAGCCTTGATTAGACCAGAGCCTGCGCATCCCCGGGAAGGCCAGAAGCTGTTGCTACACTGTGAGGGGCGTGGCAATCCAGT TCCCCAGCAGTACCTGTGGGTAAAGGAAGGCAGCGAGCCACCCCTGAAGATGACCCAAGAGAGGGctctcatcttccccttcctGAACAAGAGTGACAGTGGCACCTATGGCTGCACAGCCACCAGCAACATGGGAAGCTACACAGCCTACTTCACCCTCAACGTCAACG ACCCCAGTCCGGTGCCCTCATCCTCCAGTACCTACCATGCCATCATTGGAGGGATTGTGGCTTTCATTGTCTTCCTGCTGCTCATTCTGCTTATCTTCCTTGGACACTATTTGATCAGGCACAAAG GAACCTACCTGACACACGAAGCGAAGGGCTCCGACGATGCTCCAGATGCAGATACGGCAATCATCAACGCAGAAGGCGGGCAGTCAGGCGGGGATGACAAGAAGGAGTACTTCATCTAG
- the Cadm3 gene encoding cell adhesion molecule 3 isoform X2: MGAPSALSLLLLLACSWAPGGANLSQDDSQPWTTDETVVAGGTVVLKCQVKDHEDSSLQWSNPAQQTLYFGEKRALRDNRIQLVRSTPHELSISISNVALADEGEYTCSIFTMPVRTAKSLVTVLGIPQKPIITGYKSSLREKETATLNCQSSGSKPAAQLTWRKGDQELHGEQTRVQEDVNGKTFTVSSSVSFQVTREDDGASIVCSVNHESLKGADRVTSQRIEVLYTPTALIRPEPAHPREGQKLLLHCEGRGNPVPQQYLWVKEGSEPPLKMTQERALIFPFLNKSDSGTYGCTATSNMGSYTAYFTLNVNDPSPVPSSSSTYHAIIGGIVAFIVFLLLILLIFLGHYLIRHKGTYLTHEAKGSDDAPDADTAIINAEGGQSGGDDKKEYFI; encoded by the exons ATAGCCAGCCCTGGACTACTGATGAAACAGTGGTGGCTGGTGGCACCGTGGTGCTCAAGTGTCAAGTGAAAGACCATGAAGACTCATCCCTACAGTGGTCTAATCCTGCCCAGCAGACGCTCTACTTTGGGGAGAAGAGAG CTCTTCGAGATAATCGGATTCAGCTGGTTAGATCCACTCCCCACGAGCTCAGTATCAGCATCAGCAATGTGGCGCTGGCAGACGAGGGCGAGTACACATGCTCCATCTTCACCATGCCTGTGCGGACTGCCAAGTCCCTTGTCACCGTGCTAG GAATCCCACAGAAGCCCATAATTACTGGTTATAAGTCATCCCTGCGGGAAAAGGAGACAGCCACTCTAAACTGTCAGTCTTCTGGGAGCAAACCTGCAGCCCAGCTCACCTGGAGGAAAGGTGACCAAGAACTCCACG GAGAACAAACACGAGTCCAGGAAGATGTCAACGGAAAAACCTTCACTGTGAGCAGCTCAGTGTCATTCCAGGTTACCCGGGAAGATGACGGAGCAAGCATCGTGTGCTCTGTGAACCATGAATCTCTAAAGGGAGCTGACAGAGTCACCTCTCAGCGCATTGAAGTTTTAT ACACGCCGACAGCCTTGATTAGACCAGAGCCTGCGCATCCCCGGGAAGGCCAGAAGCTGTTGCTACACTGTGAGGGGCGTGGCAATCCAGT TCCCCAGCAGTACCTGTGGGTAAAGGAAGGCAGCGAGCCACCCCTGAAGATGACCCAAGAGAGGGctctcatcttccccttcctGAACAAGAGTGACAGTGGCACCTATGGCTGCACAGCCACCAGCAACATGGGAAGCTACACAGCCTACTTCACCCTCAACGTCAACG ACCCCAGTCCGGTGCCCTCATCCTCCAGTACCTACCATGCCATCATTGGAGGGATTGTGGCTTTCATTGTCTTCCTGCTGCTCATTCTGCTTATCTTCCTTGGACACTATTTGATCAGGCACAAAG GAACCTACCTGACACACGAAGCGAAGGGCTCCGACGATGCTCCAGATGCAGATACGGCAATCATCAACGCAGAAGGCGGGCAGTCAGGCGGGGATGACAAGAAGGAGTACTTCATCTAG